A single genomic interval of Celeribacter indicus harbors:
- a CDS encoding cytochrome c oxidase assembly protein has translation MALRGPQKTVVQLVGVVVVMGALAWAAVPFYSWFCRVTGFGGTTAQAAEGSDVILDETMKIRFVANTDPDMPWEFKPVQNTMDLRIGETGLAFYEAYNPTDRVIGGTASYNVAPYEAGGFFTKIDCFCFTEQALEPGERVLMPVTFYVDPDITTDRDAKYVHRITLSYTFHEADLPEDYAAYDDGAPKASDLN, from the coding sequence ATGGCGCTCCGGGGCCCGCAGAAGACGGTGGTGCAGCTTGTCGGCGTGGTCGTCGTCATGGGCGCGCTCGCCTGGGCGGCGGTCCCGTTCTACAGCTGGTTCTGCCGGGTGACGGGCTTTGGCGGCACCACCGCGCAGGCCGCCGAAGGCTCCGACGTGATCCTCGACGAGACGATGAAGATCCGCTTCGTCGCCAATACCGATCCCGACATGCCCTGGGAATTCAAGCCGGTGCAGAACACGATGGACCTGCGCATCGGCGAGACCGGCCTGGCCTTCTACGAGGCCTACAACCCGACAGACCGGGTGATCGGCGGGACGGCCTCCTACAATGTCGCGCCCTACGAGGCGGGCGGGTTTTTCACGAAGATCGACTGTTTCTGTTTCACCGAACAGGCCCTGGAACCGGGCGAGCGGGTGCTCATGCCGGTGACCTTCTACGTCGATCCCGACATCACCACCGACAGGGACGCGAAATATGTCCATCGCATCACCCTGTCCTACACGTTTCACGAAGCGGATCTGCCCGAGGATTACGCCGCCTATGACGACGGCGCGCCGAAGGCCAGCGATCTCAACTAA